One segment of Luteolibacter arcticus DNA contains the following:
- a CDS encoding c-type cytochrome domain-containing protein, translated as MKAFLTSHRGLTRSVLLVLAAGTSGAMAADPVVYSEIIAPIFEQKCAACHGTEKQKGKFRMDDYELLVKGGKEGEGLVHGKSAESNIIIRIDLPADDDEHMPPEDKKQLEPHEVRLIKWWIDSGASKDAKLASLNPGDDINAALSKIVPADARKKQEAASAGEAKEAATKRESLKGEMARLRKEFPAALNFESQSTGGVVFTAASLRKEFGDDDLAKLAPVMPGMVSLDLSACKVTDKGAAMLKDAAELKILRLSETGVTDAAVGVIATLPKLESLNLYGTQVTNAGILKLAGRANLKRLYLWQTKVDAAGIQALKAKLPECEIVMGM; from the coding sequence ATGAAAGCCTTCCTCACATCCCATCGCGGCCTGACCCGCTCCGTGCTCCTGGTGCTTGCTGCCGGGACTTCCGGGGCGATGGCCGCAGACCCGGTGGTCTACAGCGAGATCATCGCCCCGATCTTCGAGCAGAAGTGCGCCGCGTGCCACGGCACTGAGAAGCAGAAGGGCAAGTTCCGGATGGATGACTATGAGCTGCTCGTGAAGGGCGGCAAGGAAGGCGAGGGCCTGGTCCACGGCAAGTCCGCCGAGAGCAACATCATCATCCGCATCGATCTACCGGCGGACGATGACGAGCACATGCCGCCGGAGGACAAGAAGCAACTGGAGCCGCACGAGGTGCGGCTCATCAAGTGGTGGATCGACAGCGGTGCCTCGAAGGATGCGAAGCTCGCGTCGCTCAATCCCGGAGACGACATCAATGCTGCGCTTTCGAAGATCGTGCCAGCGGACGCGCGGAAGAAGCAAGAGGCGGCCAGCGCCGGCGAAGCCAAGGAGGCGGCCACCAAGCGTGAATCCTTGAAGGGCGAAATGGCACGCCTGCGGAAGGAATTCCCGGCCGCGCTGAATTTCGAATCGCAATCGACCGGCGGCGTGGTCTTTACCGCCGCGAGCCTGCGCAAGGAATTCGGCGACGACGATCTCGCCAAGCTGGCTCCGGTGATGCCGGGGATGGTTTCGCTCGACCTGTCGGCCTGCAAGGTGACCGACAAGGGCGCAGCGATGCTCAAGGATGCTGCGGAATTGAAGATCCTGCGCCTGTCCGAGACGGGCGTCACGGATGCCGCTGTCGGTGTCATTGCCACCTTGCCCAAGCTCGAGTCGCTCAACCTCTACGGAACCCAGGTGACCAACGCCGGGATCCTCAAGCTCGCGGGACGGGCCAATCTCAAGCGGCTCTATCTGTGGCAGACCAAGGTCGATGCCGCCGGCATCCAGGCGCTCAAGGCGAAGCTGCCGGAATGCGAGATCGTAATGGGGATGTGA
- a CDS encoding DUF1501 domain-containing protein, giving the protein MKPIRPSYDQLMGLTRRHFLGKSGLGLGAMALSNLLGSGKAAASTGGSLGAPHHFAKVKRVIYLFQAGGPSHLETFDYKPLLRQGHGKALPKEVIGNQRLSTMSGNQSLLPMAGSFADFSKHGRSGMEICNTLPFTQKIADEICVIRTMHTEAINHDPAITFFCSGNQIPGRPSMGSWASYGLGSLNANLPAFIVLVSKNGSRDQPLYTRLWGSGFLPSEHQGVQFRSGKEPVLYLTNPEGVSPHIRRGMLDALGKLNRDQAAHELDPEIDARIAQAEMAFRMQTSVPDATDLSDETEETFNLYGPDSKTPGTYAANCLLARRLIERDVRFVQLFHQGWDQHGDVVGGITRQCKQTDQASAALVMDLKRRGLLEDTLVVWGGEFGRTAYCQGKMSGNNYGRDHHPRCFSIWLAGAGVKAGVTHGTTDDYGYNIVDGGVHVHDLHATMLHLMGVEHEKLVYKFQGRYFRLTDVAGHIVKDVLA; this is encoded by the coding sequence ATGAAACCGATTCGTCCAAGCTACGACCAGTTGATGGGGCTGACCCGCCGCCACTTCCTCGGCAAATCCGGACTCGGTCTCGGTGCCATGGCCTTGTCGAACCTGTTAGGTTCCGGGAAAGCCGCGGCCTCCACCGGCGGGAGCCTCGGGGCACCCCACCATTTTGCCAAGGTGAAGCGGGTGATCTACCTGTTCCAGGCCGGCGGTCCGTCGCACCTGGAGACCTTCGATTACAAGCCGCTGCTGCGCCAGGGACATGGCAAGGCGCTGCCCAAGGAAGTCATCGGCAACCAGCGGCTCTCGACGATGAGTGGCAACCAGAGCCTGCTGCCGATGGCCGGCTCCTTCGCCGACTTCTCGAAGCATGGCCGCAGTGGCATGGAGATCTGCAACACGCTGCCCTTCACGCAAAAAATCGCCGACGAGATCTGCGTGATCCGCACGATGCACACCGAGGCGATCAACCACGACCCGGCGATCACCTTCTTCTGCTCCGGCAACCAGATCCCCGGGCGACCGTCGATGGGTTCCTGGGCCTCGTATGGCCTGGGCAGCCTCAACGCCAACCTGCCCGCCTTCATTGTCCTCGTTTCGAAGAATGGCAGCCGCGACCAGCCGCTCTACACCCGGCTGTGGGGTTCCGGCTTCCTGCCGAGCGAGCACCAGGGCGTGCAGTTCCGCTCCGGCAAGGAACCGGTGCTCTATCTGACGAATCCCGAAGGCGTCTCGCCGCACATCCGGCGCGGGATGTTAGACGCGCTGGGAAAACTCAATCGCGACCAGGCCGCGCACGAACTGGACCCGGAGATCGATGCCCGCATCGCGCAGGCGGAAATGGCGTTCCGGATGCAGACCAGTGTGCCGGATGCCACCGATCTCTCGGATGAAACCGAGGAGACCTTCAATCTCTATGGCCCGGATTCGAAGACGCCGGGGACCTACGCCGCGAATTGCCTGCTCGCGCGCCGCCTGATCGAGCGCGACGTCCGTTTTGTGCAACTCTTCCACCAGGGGTGGGACCAGCACGGCGACGTCGTCGGTGGCATTACCCGCCAGTGCAAGCAGACCGACCAGGCCTCCGCCGCACTGGTGATGGATCTCAAGCGCCGTGGCTTGCTCGAAGACACGCTGGTCGTGTGGGGCGGCGAATTCGGCCGCACCGCGTATTGCCAGGGCAAGATGAGCGGCAACAACTACGGTCGCGACCACCATCCGCGCTGCTTCAGCATCTGGCTCGCCGGTGCGGGCGTGAAGGCCGGCGTCACCCACGGCACCACCGACGACTACGGCTACAACATCGTCGATGGCGGCGTGCATGTCCACGACCTCCACGCGACGATGCTCCACCTGATGGGGGTGGAGCATGAGAAGCTCGTTTACAAATTCCAAGGCCGCTACTTCCGCCTGACCGATGTCGCCGGACACATCGTGAAGGATGTGCTGGCGTGA
- a CDS encoding 3-keto-disaccharide hydrolase, with translation MKRILSAAIALTGLSLASAEPLLKPDLSDIVVKGPKECWTFTDGVLTGKSIPEKKGSNLWTKREFKDFTLKGEFKFTGRIDSGVFLRAEGDQIQIGISGSLKRDMTCSPYIAKTGKYPKEADVKDLLKEGAWNTFTITAKGNQYLVSLNGKQVMDYTSETAVEKGPIGLQVHPGVEMTIEFRNLEVEPLVEVK, from the coding sequence ATGAAACGCATCCTATCCGCAGCCATCGCACTGACCGGCCTGTCCTTGGCCTCTGCCGAACCGCTCCTCAAGCCGGACCTGAGCGACATCGTGGTCAAGGGACCCAAGGAGTGCTGGACCTTCACGGATGGCGTTCTCACCGGAAAGAGCATTCCGGAGAAGAAGGGGTCGAACCTCTGGACGAAGCGCGAGTTCAAGGATTTCACGCTCAAGGGTGAGTTCAAGTTCACCGGGCGCATCGACTCCGGAGTCTTCCTCCGCGCTGAAGGCGACCAGATCCAGATCGGGATCTCCGGTTCGCTGAAGCGCGACATGACTTGCTCGCCCTACATCGCGAAGACCGGGAAGTATCCCAAGGAGGCGGACGTGAAGGACCTCTTGAAAGAGGGCGCATGGAATACCTTCACCATCACGGCGAAGGGCAACCAGTACCTCGTCAGTCTCAATGGCAAGCAGGTGATGGACTACACGTCTGAAACCGCAGTGGAGAAAGGTCCGATTGGATTGCAGGTTCATCCCGGCGTGGAAATGACGATCGAATTCCGCAACCTGGAAGTGGAGCCGCTGGTAGAAGTGAAGTAA
- a CDS encoding alpha-1,3-galactosidase-related protein translates to MKAICASVPLCAVSSLLAAPAEDLAGWVTTAGVPIPGVREQAIGFEIASPGESLRFITAKTLTDGDTRNVVAMRKLSTTEVLFTFDASVPDSVSVGDALKNPGWQPSERSRFAPCHEV, encoded by the coding sequence ATGAAAGCCATCTGTGCCTCGGTCCCTCTCTGCGCCGTTTCCTCGCTCCTCGCCGCACCCGCCGAAGACCTGGCCGGGTGGGTGACCACCGCCGGCGTGCCGATTCCTGGAGTGCGCGAGCAGGCCATCGGCTTCGAGATCGCCAGTCCCGGCGAATCGCTGCGCTTCATCACCGCGAAGACACTCACCGATGGCGACACGCGCAACGTCGTGGCCATGCGCAAGCTCTCGACCACCGAGGTGCTCTTCACCTTTGACGCCTCCGTGCCGGACTCCGTTTCGGTCGGCGACGCACTGAAGAATCCGGGCTGGCAGCCCTCGGAGCGATCGAGGTTCGCCCCCTGTCACGAGGTCTAG